A genomic segment from Conger conger chromosome 2, fConCon1.1, whole genome shotgun sequence encodes:
- the habp2 gene encoding hyaluronan-binding protein 2: MDTTDTCSPNPCHNNGKCEPVGDSFTCSCPVPFKGKKCQKVHDFCRNIRCGFGECVITVKAPYYECKCTPPYQPPTCRRAIPCNPSPCQNGGSCVPGLTRSTFRCECPSDYTGKYCQVAVQDCYEDNGTTYEGTESETEEGEDCLSWNSHFVLDKAASAITEYQEDSRLGEHNYCRNPDGDSRPWCFVKRRDKLGWGYCKVKQCSESGSGEVPPTPPTPSEVTSRPVDPEKPEPSTPTDFSTCGKPQPTRSTARIYGGKKVIPGAHPWQVSLQVQPPGFQTTFSHICGGTLIKPCWVLTAAHCISNPGAPMRVVLGKVDLWKDDLYTQIVDVERAIVHEHYRETPISLHNDVALLKLKSVDGKCTRESKFVKTACLATEKLPDGTQCTITGWGATPTSTYSRQLLDANVLLISQQRCSADSSYGGRLDDSMFCAGFMGGGTDACQGDSGGPLVCKKNETHFLYGVVSWGDSCGKKNKPGVYASVTKFIDWVNTNTQA, from the exons ATGGACACAACCg ACACCTGTTCTCCAAACCCATGTCACAACAACGGGAAGTGTGAACCTGTCGGGGACTCCTTTACATGCTCCTGCCCGGTGCCCTTCAAGGGCAAGAAATGTCAGAAAG TTCATGACTTTTGCAGGAACATCAGGTGTGGGTTCGGCGAGTGCGTCATTACCGTAAAGGCTCCTTACTACGAATGCAAGTGCACACCACCTTACCAGCCTCCCACGTGCAGAAGGG CAATCCCCTGCAATCCCAGCCCTTGTCAGAATGGTGGGAGCTGCGTTCCAGGGCTGACTCGATCCACGTTCCGGTGCGAATGTCCCTCTGACTATACTGGAAAGTACTGCCAAGTTG CTGTGCAAGACTGTTATGAAGACAATGGCACAACTTACGAGGGTacggagagtgagacagaggaagGGGAGGATTGCCTTTCCTGGAACTCTCACTTTGTCCTGGATAAGGCTGCTAGCGCCATCACCGAATACCAGGAGGATTCGAGGCTTGGCGAGCACAACTACTGCCG GAACCCAGATGGAGACTCCAGACCTTGGTGTTTCGTTAAAAGACGGGACAAGCTTGGCTGGGGCTACTGCAAAGTGAAACAATGCTCAGAATCAGGAAGTGGCGAAG TGCCCCCGACACCCCCGACCCCGAGCGAAGTAACGAGCCGGCCAGTGGACCCAGAAAAACCGGAACCCTCGACGCCCACAGATTTCTCCACCTGTGGGAAGCCCCAACCCACCCGCTCTACCGCCAGGATCTACGGTGGCAAGAAGGTCATCCCTGGGGCCCACCCCTGGCAGGTCTCCCTCCAGGTGCAGCCACCAGGCTTTCAAACTACCTTCTCTCACATATGTGGAGGGACACTAATCAAGCCCTGTTGGGTTCTGACtgcagcccactgtat TTCTAATCCCGGAGCACCAATGAGGGTTGTCCTGGGCAAGGTTGATCTATGGAAAGACGATTTATACACCCAAATTGTGGACGTTGAACGGGCTATAGTTCATGAACACTACAGAGAAACACCAATTTCCCTCCACAATGACGTTG CCCTGCTGAAGTTGAAATCGGTTGATGGCAAGTGTACTCGTGAATCAAAGTTTGTGAAGACGGCGTGCCTGGCCACTGAAAAGCTCCCGGACGGAACACAGTGTACCATCACTGGATGGGGTGCCACACCAACAT CAACCTACTCCAGGCAGCTGCTGGATGCCAATGTCCTCCTGATCTCCCAGCAGCGCTGCTCAGCTGACTCCTCTTACGGAGGCAGGCTGGACGACAGCATGTTCTGTGCTGGATTCATGGGAGGAGGAACGGACGCTTGccag GGAGACTCTGGCGGCCCGCTggtgtgtaaaaaaaatgagACTCATTTCCTTTATGGGGTGGTCAGCTGGGGAGACAGCTGTGGAAAGAAGAACAAACCGGGCGTCTATGCCAGTGTGACCAAGTTCATCGACTGGGTCAACACTAATACGCAGGCTTAA